The nucleotide window taatgttcctgggcgtgacaagagtgtttcaacctacagactcctttggaagtcctctagcctgcctgaacaggttcttccggccacatttgattgttcacagcctcccaaccatgagaggcatgagatgttctaaactatctaaatacagattcctttgagcagttaaaagattgattagaaattgtattggtgaagggtttttcacttgttgggccaatgtttgctgctaagtttccatatgccttacctactgtgtccctgggagtgtattgattaatataattagtgTAAAGGAATGTAAGGAGGAGCTTTAATGTTTgaaaccttggacccttgagttaattctcttcttgttatagcccaccacacctttgccctataggaatgcaactttatctaatgctttcagagggtggcgcctgactttagaataatcaccttttgagaaaaataagttttctgaagaaagggtcataaaatgttaacaggcctcctggccagaacatgatgtaaatcacctaaacttttgcatatgataagtttgaaagcctggcttcgattaggatcaaggactgctgtccttgcatgactctaccccttcccccattatcctctatgtacaacttaaggtataaaaactactttggaatataaagtgcgggccttgttcaccgaagcttggtctccccatgtcgttctttctctcgccttctggctgaattcccatctggaccatggaggctcgtcaagcctactaattgtgcctgggcttctaagatctgaccagggaggccttagtgtctcctctcctttgggagaacgggaggacgcctgcggcctatgtaggtGATGAAACTCCTTGTCTTGGAACTTTATtagctttccatgtaaaccaagttattcagcctcttttctccgctgaattttcctactgagccttccttattctattactcttcatatctctaattaatatttaattaaagctattgtatccagttcACTGACCccgtccctgcttcgaattccctggatccactggggctggaccgcAGCACTCAGCCAACTCTCGGTGTGTAGTAGTTGACCAGGGGGACAGTTGGGTCCTGGTTTCCTTACAAAGGCTACCCCGAGCCCACATGCCTGGCACTGTCCTCGGAGCGTTACTGGAGCAGATCTCATTAGAGGTAGGTGCTGTCATCAGCCTTGGTTTGTGGATGGGAATATTGAGACCCGAGTGGCTGACTCTGGAGTGGCGATTGCATTTTACAACACAGCACACTGCCCTCTGCGAGACGTGGGGCTGACGGACCTCACACAAGGGGCAGAGCTGAAACCCCTACGAACAGAGATGCCGCGGTAAGCTCCAGAGGTGGGGTTTCACGGATGCTGAAAAGGTAGGCGCCATTACCTAATGGGTAACAGTTGAGCGAATCAAAGACAGCAAGGTCATGGGAGTCACTCACTAGGCTCAGACATGCGTCTTCGACCTCGccgtgtggccttgggcaagtcacttcccctctctgatGGATCTGTCGACTAGAACGGCGGTGCCTAAGGCCCTCAGGTGAACGTAAAGACTAAGAGGGTAGGATAAGGATACAAAAGCCTTACTGAAGCACAGGGTTGGGATGGTGTGGAGCTCCAGAAATGTTATGTCCAGACTTCCAGccccatggttaagactctgagcttcccctGCAGGGCGTGTGGGaccgatccttggttggggaagtaagactCCGCCTGCCTCGTGGCAAGGCCTAGAGAGCTGTTTCCAGTTTCACACTGGGCCACATCATCATGATGTCGAGGGGGCCCCTGAAGTCACTGGGATGTCTTTGCCCAGGGTCAGCCTAGGGGAGAGGCCGGAGAGAGGGATGGGATTCCAGGGACAGGAGGCCAAGGGTAGGCAGGCGGATAAGGAGCCGGAAGGCCTGTCTCTGACTTGTCGTGTGGTCTTGGGCAACTTATTTCAGCTCTCTGAGAGGCTGTTTCCTAATGTGTGAAACAGGGACGTTTACATGAAACAGCGCTTGAGAAGTGTATCATGGCGTTGGTCTGCAACACCAGCCGATGTTATTGGTCATCCCAACTGCTGTGTGGAATGGTGTCCCTGGCCTGGGCCCAGGACTGGGAGAATAATGGAGGAGTGCCTAGGCCTCcactcctcctccaagggaagtCTCCAGCTTGAAATCTGAAGACCAGGTTTTCCCTCTCTGGAATTGACCAATTCCCCCCAAGCCCCAAGTCAGGTAGATAAGCTGAGGGTCAGGTCCGTTGGCCCCGGGAGATAACGGCTGAGACCGTTACTCTGTAATCAGCCCAGAAGTGGCCTCTCAGACACTTCTTCATTTGCAGGGCCCCGGGGAGAGCAGAGGCCAGGCAAGAAAGCCTAGGTGACCTGTCACTGGTGCCCTGAGCACTGGGCTGGAATCCAAGGTACAAAAATACTGCCCAGCTAGGCTACCCCAGAGTGGAGGCAACATCCTGACAGGTCCATGGGCTCTGGGCCATGATGTCCGGCAAAATCAAGCCTCAGCCCTTGCTGGCCTCTCCTTGGATTGCATGAATGTGGCTGGAACTTGACTGATGAATACTTGACGTTTGTTCATCACGGTACTTTTGCAGTGATTCTGACTTTTAAGAAAGAttgcatttttaagaaatgtttactTATCTTGACTACTGAATTCTTTAGTGTCCCCTTGAACTCTGCAACTGAGCTGAGTGCCTCATTTGCTGCCTCTTGTGCCGACCGTGGGGGCTGGTGGATTGGAAGGGAAGCGTGGCCCACAGAGAATGGGAAGACTCAGTACGAAGGTCTCCACTCCAGCTGTTGCTTCCTTATGAGAAGATCTGCCTCTAGGCTGGACAACAAGGCCTGAACTAGGTCAGTGAACTTGAGAGAGGCAGTTTTGCTTTCTTGAGGACATTTGGAAATGTGTGGAGACGTATCAGAGTGACTTAACGGTGCTGAACTTTCTACAAAACATAGGAGAACCCCTCCACCGACCCCCATCAAAGAATGATTTGACTCCCAACAATAATTGTGCAAAGGCTGAGAGCCTTGATCGAGAGCCACGGTATAAAGGAAAGAGCATGCGTTTTTCATCTTAAAGAtgagaaagagatggagagagaggagagggagaaacaggaagagagtgaagaagggaaagagggggagagacagacacagagagggagagaaggttTTGAGCCTCAAAGGCTTAGTAATCCCAGCTCCCCCACTTCCCACACAACCTTGGCAAGTCACCTgccctctctgaatctcagtcaTTCTTCACATCAGTGAAGTCGGGCTGATCGCACGTCCTTGTGGGACCGAGGTGAGGAAGGTGAGGAACCAGGGATGTGACACACAGGAAGCGTGCACACACGGCCTAACAAGAGCTCAGGAGGGCCGAGCCTCCCttacctccccctcctccccctggtCTCCCTGCCCCCGGATCCTCCATGGCATTTGCTGGAAAACTGACCCAGGGAAGGCTGCTTCTGGGACTGAGGAGGATTGTACAGACCTGCACCCTTTAGGGGCACTGATAAAAATTCAGTCTGGACAGTAGTCACGGGGGCTTCTGGAGCCTACTAGGGTGTTGGGACATCTATGGCCAAACAGGAGGCAGGTCCCTGACGTCCCAACAGAGTGCACGGCCCAAGGGTGGGAGGACTGAGCCAACCTCTTATCAGCCCCACTGTCCAACCCCCGAGCCTGGGGCAATCCTCCTGGCCTCTTCCCACTTCCCCAAACCCTGGTATAAGGGCAGCTTCTGTGTGCCAACAGCCAGAGGCTGAGAGCAGAGGCTTCAGACTCTCAGGAGGTAAGACTCCCTCGGCTTCCCCGGGAGGACAGGTCCAGGGCTGGGAAGAACCCGGGCTCTGTATGGGAACCAGCAGGGACTCCGGTCCTGTGCACCTTAATGACCCCTGtcctcccccttcttccccagtgtgtctgactctggcccTGAAGGTGAGCACGCTTGTTCTTGCAGGAATGCTGGTCTGAGCTGAGCTCTGTCCCAGGGAGCAGTGATGTTCTCTCAGGAAAAGGGACTTGGGCTGACAACCCCCTGTTCTTCCCCTGATCCTCCAGCTCGGGGTCTGTTCGCTGGGAGACAAGGAAGCTCTCTACTTTGCCCTTTAATCTACCAGTTGAGCAGACCCTGCCTCTCCACTGTGTTCCAGGGGCCGTGCAGACACAAGGGAAGACCTCAGGAGGGATCGTGGAGCTGTGTGTCTGTCATAAGACGACTGTAGGAACATGAAAGGCTGCCTGGTCCTGCTCCTTCTGCTGCTGGGGACAGTTTCTGCTCTCTATCTGGGTGAGTGCTCCCCTTCCCTTCTCATCCATCTTCCGCTCATCTTTCTTGCATCATTTTTTGTTCTGGTAGGTCCAGGGCCACAGCCCACTGTTCAGTTGCCCCAGCCCCTCTCTAGTTAGATTTCTCCCGGACCCAGAGCTGTGACCTGAACATTCCCCCAGGGCTCCTTTCCAAGGAAAAACACCCCTCTGTGAAGATGAGGGCTTCTCACATCTCTCACTCCCAAATTACCCACACGTGGTGTCAGCTGGGATCAGGTTCTCATGCAACTGTGTGTGTGATGCAAGAATTCTGGCTCATCCAACCCCCAAGGGATCCTTCCCATCTTTGGTTCCAGATGGCATCCGTAGTAAGACTGGGTGGAGCTATCAGAGCTGTCCGTGGTCCTGGAGGAAGGTGGTACCTGGTCTGATGCTGGggtatttcttttttccagagaAGGATGTCCCCCATCTGGGTGATCTGGAGACACAGGCAGACCTGAGCCAGGACTCTGAAGGCTCaggggggcaggaaggagagctGGCCCTGAGTGGTGAGGTGCTTGAGTCGGGAAGAGAGGAAGCCGAGGACACCCACGATGATGAGGGGGCCTCAGACCCAGATGACTTAGATGAGGACGTGCAGTGCCCCAAGGAAGAGGAGACAGTGCAACTTCTGGGCAGTCCTGAGTGCAAGACCTGCCGCTACAGGCTGGTGGGGACCCCAAGGCGGTTTAGGAAAGCTCAGGTATATGGCAGTGAGGCTGCTACGGGGGACCTGGGATGGAGAGACGGGATTGGATTCAATGTTCTGTTTCTTGTTATTTAGACTAGTGGTTCTCTTAGCCTAATATGcatcagaaaagaaagtgaaagaaagaaagtaaagttgctcagttgtgtccgacacttgcgacccgatggactgtagccaaccagggtcttctgtgcatggaattttccaggcaagagtactggagtgggttgccatttccttctgcaggggatcttcccaacccagggatcaaacccaagtctcccgcattgcaggcggattgtttaccagctgagccgccagggaagcccaaagaaaggcacaaGAGATGGGATTCAGGGGGAGCAGTAGATATCTGATTTCTGATTTGCAAATGGATGTGGGGTCTGTCCTGGAGACTCAGGAACTTAACATGAAAACAGTGAATTTTCTCTCCCGCCTGTTCTCTCTGCAGAGAGTCTGCAGGAAGTGCTACCGAGGCAACCTCGCCTCCATCCACAACTTTAATGTCAACCTTATCATCCATCGCTTGAGCACAACGACCAACTACGGACAGGTCTGGATTGGAGGCTTCATCAGAGGTCGGGTAAGTGAGGGGCCCGTGTCCAGGGAGAGGAAgctctttctttctgtcctttataaaaAGGTTGGTTTAATACTGGGAAGTCAATCCCCTATCTTTTAAAAGCCTTTTTCTTGTATTCATATTTGCCcacacacgggctttctctaggtgtggtTGGGGCACCCTCTGGCTGTGGGGCATGGGTTTCTTATTGAGGTGGCTTTGCTTGTTGGGGCACACAGAATCGAGAGCCCCACTCAGCAGTGGGAGCGCGAGTGGGTGCTCtgcggcacgtggggtcttccagaaccagggatcgaacccacggcCCCTGCAagggcaggcagcttcttcaccactggaccaccagggaaggcccgggGCTCGGGCGTTTCTGAGCGCCTCAAGGCACCACCTGCCCCCACCGAGCCTCATCCTGGCCCCGGAAGCCGGCTTGTGCTGACTGAGGAGACGTGATGACTGAGCGCTTCTCCTCCTCACCCGTGTTCAGTGGCTTCACGCTTGCAGCTTGAAATCTGCCCTGGTGGGTGCGTTTGCACAGAGAAATGGACAGTTATCATAAACAGGGTTCTTTCTTTCGTCTGCCTCACACTCTCCACCAGAGCTGGCTGTGAAATGTCTACCAGTCTGTCACTGGAgtcaggagacaagagttcacaCCCAGCTTGGTCCCTTAGTGGCTGAATGCCTGCCTCCGTATTTCGGTGTCCTCATCTCTGAGGGGGTCCTTCTCTCAGAGTGACCCTGGGGGCTGTGCCTGAGTAAGTGCTCTCAGCTGTGGTCCCGGGACCAGagtatcagcatcacctggtAGCTTGTTGAAATACAGGATCCTGGGCCGCACCCCAGATGTCCTGGATCAGAATCCACATTTCCACCAGATCGCCAGGAGATGTGTCTGCTCAGTGAAGTTTGAGAAGCCTGCTCTGCGTGAGAGCTGGAAGCGATGTTTGCTCTTCCGTGTCACTGCCTGAAAACGCTCAGGGGTGGGTCTGTACGGTGGGGTCCTATCCAGGTGACACAGTGAGAGGAGATTATAGACGTCCAGGAGGGATGCTCAGGGGACTTAGGAGCCCCAGCACCTGTCTTCCTGGACCTCCGCCCTCTGACCCAGCCTCTCTCTTCTGTAGTTACGGTGCAGGAGATTTTTCTGGACTGATGGGAGTTACTGGAATTTTGCATTCTGGGCTGCAGGACAACCTAGGTTTGGGAGAGGCCGTTGTGTGGCCCTGTGCACCAGAGGTGAGGGGGCCAGGCGCCTGGGCAAGGTGGTGGTGAGGGGGTGGACCCACACACACGCCCCTGTGAGCTGCACAGACACGCCTCCCCTCACACAGCCTCCCCCACTGGAGAACCCCGCCCTGTGTGTGAGCCGGGCTGAGGTGCAGGGATCCTCAGAGCCACAGTGAGGGGTCCTGGACGGGCTGGGGGCTCTGTGTCCTCCAGACTCAGCGAGGCTCCCTCACTTCCTCTGATGGGTCGGTGGCAAGGAGAGCGTGTGGGACAAACAGGAGGGACACTCGATAATGTGAAGTGTGGCCGAGGGACACGGGAAAGATGTGGGAACTAGGGCCAGCTGACAGATGACTCCCCAGCTCCCAACAGCAGGGCTGCCCGACGTGCGGGAGTTTAGAACAGGGGCGAAGACCACACGGGCTGCTCAGATGGCCGAGGTCCACATCTGGCTCCATTCACTGCTTGTCTGCTGAGATCAGGGCAGGTTATCACTCccccgagcctcagttttcccatctgtgaagtgggagTGCTGGCAGCCCTGACCTCCTGGCGTCACTGTGAGGATGGAAGGACAGTCCATAGGAAGCCCTTAGCACACTGTCTCTGCAAGGGAAGAGATCAGTGATTGTGGCTAGCTGGGACATGGGGAGACACACAGCCCTCGGCTTGGCCGGCAAAGGTCAGCTGAGAGGTGCCTGGCCGGGCACTGGGGGACACAGGCCACACTCAGGTGGACTGACAGCACTGTGCTCTCTGCCTGCAGGGGGTCACTGGCGACGAGCTTCATGCAAAAGGCGGCTGCCCTTTGTCTGCTCCTACTAAGCTGGAGGTGGGagaccctgccccccacccccttgcctGCCCGCTTCACCCTCGGCCCTCTTGCCCCGAAGCCTCCCCGGTTCATAAAGCCACGTTCTCACAGCATCTCCTGACTGTTGTCTCTTTGTTGCGCACTTTGGAGGAGTCCTCTGGTTGGAGAATCCTGGACGCCCTTGTTCTGGCTTTGCGGGCAGGGCAGGGGGACTTTGAGAAGTAACAGCTGGAGTGGGACTCCTGCCGGCGGGGCGGGAGCGGGTGGCACTGGGGGGTTTCTCTGCAGTGGCCCCTGGTGGCAGCAGCGACTGGGCGGGGGTCCTGCTCCTGAAGGCCCCCCCCAGGGTCTGGGGGAGGATGCCCCTGTTGAGGAGCCCTATTTGTTTGGATTCAATAAGGCCTGTGGTTTAGGGGCAGAGTGGCGGCTTTCCAAAATGCAGGGGTTGTGTCAGATTTGAGAACTGGGAGGAGCCATGAGGTCATGCCTGGGGCCCCCATATGATGGGGCAAGGAGAAAGGGTCTCTCAGGGCGCCTGGCTCTTCCAGCCCTGAGCTGTTTTCACCTCGGAGACTGGCCGGTTTTCTATTCTCCCACATGCCTGCTgctgttcaggtgctcagtcatgtcccatctttgcgaccccatggacagcagcacaccagactttctgtcctttactaagtcccggagtccacccaaacccatgtccattgagccggtgatgccatccaaccatctcatcctctgtcgtccccttctcctcccaccttccatctttcccagcatcagggtcttttcaaatgagtcagctctttgcatcaggtggccaaagtattgcagtttcagcttcaacatcagtccttccaatggatattcaggactgagttcctttaggatggactggttggatctgcttgcagtcccagggattctcccaagagtcttctccaacaccacagtacaaaagcatcaatgctttggcgctcagctttctttagagtccaatgCTCACATTTGAACATGgctaaaggaaaaaccatagctttgattataccaatctttgtcagcaaagtgacaaagtgctttttattatgctgtctaggttggtcatagcttttcttccaaggagtaagcgtgttttaatttcgaggcggcagtcaccatctgcagtgattttggagcccaggaaaagaaaatctgtcactgtttccacttttccccttctattttgcaggaagtgatgggactggatgccatgatcttagttttctgaatgttgagctttaagccaacttttttctctctcctttctctatcctctttcacttttatcaagaggctctttagttcttcttcaatttctgccatacgggtagtgtcatctgcatatctgaggctattgatatttttcccggcaatctttattccagcttgtgattcatccagcctggcatttctcacgatgtactctgcatataagttaaataagcagggtgacaatatatagccttgacataatgcttttcctattttgaaccaatccattgttccatgtccagttctaactgttgcttcctgacctgcatacagatttcttaggaggcaggtcaggtggtccggtattcccatctctttaagaatttcacagtttattgtgatccatgcagtcaaaggctttagcaataaagcagacattttcctggaattccctttctttctctctgatccaaggatgttggcaatgtgatctctggttcctctgccttttctgagtccagcttatacatctggaagttctcggttcacatactgctgaagcataTCTCAAAGGCTTTTGTGCATTACCTTGCCAGTatatgaaatgagtgtaattgtatggtttgaacattatttggcattgccttcctttgggactggaatgaaaactgaccttttccagtcctgtgggcactgctgagttttccatatttgctcatgtattgagtgaagcactttaacagcatcatcgtttagaattttatgcagctcagctggaattccatcacctccactagctttgtttgtagtgatgcttcttaaggcccacttgagttcacactccaggatgtctggctctagtgttGTGATTATTCGgcccattaagatctttttgtacagttctgtgtattcttgccacctcttaataacCATCTTCTgctaggtccttgctgtttctgtcctttattgtgcccatctttacatgagaTGATGcctggtatctccagttttcttaggGGAACTCTAGTCTTCCCCATGCTGTTgtctgcctctatttctttgcactcatcCTTGAGGAAGGCCTTCTTCTCTCCccctgctgttctctggaactctgcattcattggGGAgatcttcccctttctcctttccctcctgctctcttcttcccacagctatttgtaaagcctcttcaggCAACCACTTTGCCGTCGTGAACGTCTGTTTCCTtgtgatggttttggtcactgcctcctgtccaaCGTTACAAACTTCTGtttgtagttcttcaggcactgtgtgtGCCAGAcagaatcccttgaatctatttgtcacctccactgtataatcataagggatttgatttaggtcatacctgaatggcctagtcgCTTTcgctactttcctcaatttaagtctgaatttagcaataaggagctcgtgatctgagccacagtcagttccaagTCTtgctttttgctgactgtatagagcttctccatcttcagctgcagagaatacaatcaatctgatttcggtattgaccatctggtgatgtccatgtatagagtcttctcttgtgttgttggaagagggtgtttgctacgaccagtgcgttctcttggcaaactctgttagcctttgccctgcttcactctgtacaccaaggccaaatttacctgttactccaggtatctcttgacttccgaCTTTTGCGTTCCAATCCCTTATGAcaaaaaggatgtctttttttgtgtgttagtccTAGAAATTCTTGTAGGACTTCATAGAAAACAATTGGATTAAAAATATACTGGGCATGGCCCTGCCCTCCAGAGTAAGACCAAGTGTTTGCCACAGCCGGTCTCTCCCGTCAGGATGGTTGCACAAGCCTTTTATCCTTATCtgacagaaggcagacagaagaaggGAAAACTACAAACCCAAAGATTCCAGAATGAAAACTCCAATCACAATATGCTAagcaaaatgatcacatggaccacagccttgtctaactcaatgaagctctgagccatgctgtgtagggccacccaacacGGACGGGCCATGGCGGAGAGTTcggacaaaacgtggtccactggagaagggatggcaggCCACTCTGGTATtactgccttgagaaccccatgaacagtatgaaaaggcaaaaggataggacacCGGAAGAACAgacccccaggttggaaggtgggCCATATGTTACTGGGGAATagttcagaaagaatgaagaggctgggcccaCATGGAAACACGGCTCAGTTGTGGATGAGCCTGGCGGTGGAGGTAAAGTCCGATGCCGTAAAggacaatattgcacaggaacctgggatgttaggtccacgaagcaaggtaaattggatgtggtcaagcaggagatgctaagagtgaacactgacattttaggaatccctgaactaaaatggactggaatgggtggcttTGATTCAGATTTTAATTCAGCCACCTGGAGTTGAGTCCAAGGCCCAGCTCTCTGCGAGACGGCTCCCCGACCACATCCTCATGGGAGGCTGTCCTCCTCGCTCCCCTCCATCCTGCATCCCCTCTCTtgtccccagcctccctcccctccctggagggGCCATGGTCTCAGCAGGGAGCTGCCTCGCTCCCCGAGGGGCTCGGGGCCCAAGTCAGGCCGTGTGCAGCCAGGTGGCTCCCGGGCTGGCTCTCCAGCCCCGGGTCTCCCGGCTTCTTCCATATTCTCGGTCCGGGGATCACTGAGACAGAACAGTGTTCCTGCTCTTAGCTTCATCCCAGGCTGGGCTCCAGGAAGGATCAGAGCTTGAAGAAGCGGGAAGCTGAGACTGCAAACTGGGTTCAGAGGGCAGAGAGCCCTGGGtcgtgagagagagagtgagagagacttCCTGGGGGTGTGGCTCTCCGTGGGGCCCAGGGAGCGTGCTCAAGGATGTCTGGGGCGCCTGTGTACACGGGTGTGTGGGTGTCTTGGTGTGTGCATGAGTAGTCTTCATACAcctgtatatgtctgtgtatatgtgaatCTGTGCTTGTAAATATGCACAAATCTGTGTGAGTCAGCGTGTATTTGTGTGTTGCTTGTGTGCACATTTTCTACATCTCTATGGAGACGCTCGTATGTCCGTGTACATCCCtgagtgtgtgtatctgtgtcacTTTGTACCTTAGACACCTGATCCGTGTCGCACACCTCCATGTGCACCACTGTGTCTTTGGGCAGCATGTTTGGGAGTGTGTGTCTGCGTCAGTGTGTGTCTGAACAGATCTGCATACAGGTCTACTTGTGtgagtatctgtgtgtgtatctatctGTACAGGCCTCGGATGAGACGTGGAGTCTTAGGACTGCAcggtctggggacttccctggtggtccggaggGCAAGACTGTGCTCTCTAATTCAGgaagcccaggttccatccctggctggggaacttgACCCCACACGCCTGCCGCAACTTAGAGCTCGCGTGCCGCGATGAATACCCCACGagccacgactaagacccagggccgccaaaagaaacaaagaagacaaATGTTTAAGAGAATCCAGTTTTGCAGGCTGTGCCTGCCTGCAAAGGTGCTGGAGGTGATGGAGGAGACAGGATGGGAGACCTGCAGGGGAAGTGGTTGGTGTTGAACCTCAGGGTTGAGGCTTTCAGACGTGAGCAGGCCTCTGGAAGTAGGAGAATGGGCCTTGGTGTTGCCTTAACCGCACCAGGGCTGGGTCCTGGGGACTGCCTCGGGGTGAAGAGGCCTGTCCTCAGCGGAGGGGTCTGTCCATCTGCCTTGCATGGAGATTGAGTCAGGAGGCTCCTAATCCAGCATCTCAGTCTCTCCAAGGGCAGGGAAGGGGAGCTGCTTTGGGGTCAGGTCACACCCATGTCCCTGCTTTGCAAACTGCAACAGCCTCATTCTGTTTTTTAGGATTGATTTACCtcattttggctgcgctgggcctcATTGccgtgcacgggctttctctggttgtagtGAGCGGGGGCCAC belongs to Bos indicus x Bos taurus breed Angus x Brahman F1 hybrid chromosome 15, Bos_hybrid_MaternalHap_v2.0, whole genome shotgun sequence and includes:
- the LOC113905276 gene encoding proteoglycan 3-like; amino-acid sequence: MKGCLVLLLLLLGTVSALYLEKDVPHLGDLETQADLSQDSEGSGGQEGELALSGEVLESGREEAEDTHDDEGASDPDDLDEDVQCPKEEETVQLLGSPECKTCRYRLVGTPRRFRKAQRVCRKCYRGNLASIHNFNVNLIIHRLSTTTNYGQVWIGGFIRGRLRCRRFFWTDGSYWNFAFWAAGQPRFGRGRCVALCTRGGHWRRASCKRRLPFVCSY